Proteins found in one Dehalococcoidales bacterium genomic segment:
- a CDS encoding FxLYD domain-containing protein: MSEKENKQDEKNESITENKQAENSEEISKIPTPVAVGDERVTVTRHDFYNETIPDGTQIVSGVKLEMRNNTDSVVASVHFDLNFINEEGRVFDSIASKVFNIQPQSSNFFRVTSAKFRDNKIKSYDFKILDTTFIPEPFFAGNDYVTVLRHSVTDCVPGEGDWGDSARVEAAIANATDKTLSTILFDVEFLDIEGNVISTTEHVEQEIKPGVSRAIMIKTSIYEPGLLQSYNIKIAKVTTADVERFQFRRQEMSTKQTGEEEIIGTIKNLGTEIGSTAVVAAFYDYSDRNIGTKVIIVSDIEPDDVKKFRIVFKPQEGDVVRNADLQIAQLDEYLSY, encoded by the coding sequence TTGTCCGAAAAAGAAAATAAACAAGACGAAAAAAATGAGAGTATTACAGAAAACAAACAAGCAGAAAATTCGGAAGAGATATCAAAGATACCCACTCCTGTTGCAGTCGGGGACGAAAGAGTAACTGTTACAAGGCATGATTTTTATAATGAGACTATCCCTGACGGGACGCAAATAGTTAGCGGCGTTAAGTTGGAGATGCGAAATAATACGGATAGTGTTGTGGCTAGCGTGCATTTTGATCTCAATTTTATTAATGAAGAAGGCCGGGTGTTTGATAGTATTGCCTCTAAGGTGTTTAACATCCAGCCTCAATCCAGTAACTTTTTTCGTGTAACTTCCGCTAAATTTCGTGATAATAAAATCAAGAGTTATGATTTTAAGATATTGGATACAACTTTTATTCCCGAGCCCTTTTTTGCCGGTAACGACTACGTGACCGTACTTAGGCACTCAGTAACCGATTGTGTTCCCGGAGAAGGTGACTGGGGGGATTCGGCAAGGGTTGAAGCTGCTATTGCCAATGCTACCGATAAAACTTTGTCGACTATTTTATTTGATGTCGAATTTTTAGATATTGAGGGCAATGTTATTTCAACTACCGAACATGTTGAACAAGAAATTAAGCCCGGTGTCAGCCGTGCTATTATGATTAAAACAAGTATTTACGAGCCGGGTTTATTGCAGAGTTATAACATAAAGATAGCAAAGGTAACAACTGCAGATGTCGAAAGATTTCAATTCCGCAGACAAGAAATGTCCACAAAGCAAACGGGAGAAGAGGAAATTATCGGTACTATAAAAAACCTTGGTACTGAAATAGGGTCTACCGCTGTAGTGGCTGCTTTTTATGATTATAGCGATAGGAATATTGGAACAAAGGTAATTATTGTATCCGATATTGAACCTGATGATGTTAAAAAGTTTCGCATTGTGTTTAAACCTCAAGAAGGAGATGTTGTAAGGAATGCAGATCTTCAGATTGCTCAGTTGGATGAGTACCTATCCTATTAG
- a CDS encoding molybdopterin-dependent oxidoreductase has product MKEEKDLKTEETKQSGEVSRRDFLVGAGTVVVGGAVGAGLLSSCNGGEEKTVTTTKTVEKTVTVSDGATATVTETKTVGGEGAITVTETKTVSDGSSGVLEPWQEPERGYVYATKTPTQFEVKNGRIIRCRRIRFNDHNPDIKQWSVTARGATWKAPLKSSCSPYYLMNKTRQTSANRIPYPLQRVDWEPGGDPAKINAHMRGRSGYKRISWDEAATIIASEMKRVADTYGGEAVSCARSGHHHEGGGITGTTTTVDKLLLHWTIANYGYEHASTERDDQGNSFAGGQTGGRWVLGSDYEATDHFKDILENCELLMAWPSDASQKTWIGANGIAIAALNRYVHHDVKIRQVYVTPEFNRSCKFAYKWVPVIPQTDAILALAIAYIWLKEGTYDQAYLDTHTIGFSEFKKYVLGEDGSGEKTPELASEHTGIPVWTIKAIAREWARVPTSTLYGGQGGGVACRNIYAHETQRLQIYLKCMQGLGKPGIHQCRYYGVPMGNPAKNPAVTAYAATNIMNANIAKDTGKRLNMQDRDRPMIPSGRWRAAMLEPSVTWYNREDQFFKRTYPMPGKSRIRLMWAAGGSFTGSDQHGHGAQLGLQSPELECYINSNIYLEDTTAYADIILPITQQLERPEIGNNGWAYKAFAANKEPIVKPFYEAKTDFEQCCIVAEKLGFLDKLLEGKTYQQFVDDNLKEAYEKSGVTDMISWDELAEGKALCQAPVEGWYDTEPYFHKFYNDPKKYPLNTESGLLEIVSGKLQENFPDDKERSGLAKWVRGGPPEDGWAHDEDRFISKNKDKYTLVMMSNTSAWKYHSMFSDQPWSREIEKVVGWDGYAYAPVLINPEDAAARGIEAGDIVHYYNDRGGVLGGAVVTHRMVKGAIGAEKAGGGHHIIPGKLHRGGNPNAINPDHNHSITAYGGAYTGFLIELEKVTMAMMEGWKAEYPEAFARGPENGGKYSKVYDPAYGPFAAGWIEGGI; this is encoded by the coding sequence TTGAAAGAAGAAAAGGATTTGAAAACAGAAGAAACCAAACAATCAGGTGAAGTTTCAAGAAGAGACTTTCTTGTAGGTGCCGGTACCGTGGTTGTTGGCGGAGCTGTCGGTGCTGGGTTACTTTCCAGCTGTAACGGCGGCGAAGAGAAGACTGTAACGACAACTAAAACTGTTGAAAAGACAGTCACGGTTAGTGATGGTGCTACTGCTACCGTAACTGAAACCAAAACCGTTGGTGGCGAGGGAGCCATTACCGTAACCGAAACCAAAACCGTATCCGATGGTAGTAGTGGGGTTCTCGAACCTTGGCAGGAACCGGAGAGGGGTTATGTATATGCGACTAAGACTCCTACCCAATTTGAAGTTAAAAACGGTAGGATTATTAGGTGCAGAAGGATACGCTTTAATGACCACAACCCGGATATTAAGCAATGGTCAGTCACCGCTCGCGGTGCAACTTGGAAAGCCCCTCTGAAAAGCTCCTGCTCGCCTTACTATTTAATGAACAAAACCCGACAAACTTCCGCAAACAGAATTCCCTATCCTCTGCAGAGGGTTGACTGGGAACCTGGCGGCGATCCGGCAAAGATTAATGCCCATATGCGCGGTCGCAGCGGTTACAAGAGAATTTCTTGGGACGAAGCTGCTACCATTATTGCCAGTGAAATGAAGAGGGTTGCTGACACTTACGGTGGGGAAGCTGTTTCTTGTGCCCGTAGCGGTCACCATCATGAGGGTGGCGGTATCACCGGTACAACAACAACCGTTGATAAATTACTCCTCCACTGGACTATTGCCAACTATGGCTATGAACATGCCTCCACCGAGCGTGACGACCAAGGTAACAGTTTCGCAGGCGGACAGACTGGCGGTAGGTGGGTACTTGGTTCGGATTACGAAGCTACCGATCACTTTAAAGACATTCTTGAAAACTGTGAATTACTGATGGCTTGGCCCAGCGATGCCAGTCAGAAGACATGGATTGGTGCCAACGGTATTGCAATTGCAGCCCTTAACAGGTATGTCCACCACGATGTCAAAATCAGACAGGTGTATGTTACCCCTGAATTCAACAGATCTTGCAAATTTGCATATAAATGGGTTCCGGTTATTCCGCAGACCGATGCTATATTGGCTCTTGCTATCGCATATATTTGGTTGAAAGAAGGAACTTACGACCAGGCATACCTAGATACACATACCATAGGTTTCTCGGAATTCAAGAAATATGTACTCGGCGAAGACGGCAGCGGAGAAAAAACACCTGAACTAGCATCAGAACACACCGGTATTCCTGTATGGACCATTAAGGCTATCGCTCGAGAATGGGCGAGAGTACCGACTTCGACTCTCTACGGTGGACAGGGCGGTGGTGTTGCTTGTCGTAATATTTATGCTCATGAGACTCAGAGACTGCAGATTTATTTGAAGTGTATGCAAGGGCTCGGCAAACCCGGTATTCATCAGTGCCGCTACTACGGCGTTCCGATGGGCAATCCGGCGAAGAATCCTGCTGTTACTGCATATGCCGCAACTAATATCATGAATGCCAATATTGCCAAAGATACCGGTAAGAGGCTCAACATGCAGGACAGAGACCGCCCGATGATTCCGAGCGGTAGATGGCGTGCTGCTATGCTTGAACCGTCCGTAACCTGGTATAACAGAGAAGATCAGTTCTTTAAGAGAACCTATCCGATGCCCGGCAAATCAAGAATTCGCCTAATGTGGGCTGCCGGTGGTTCCTTTACCGGTAGTGATCAGCACGGACACGGTGCACAGTTAGGTCTACAGTCACCCGAACTTGAGTGCTATATTAACAGTAATATTTATCTGGAAGATACAACCGCCTATGCCGATATTATTCTTCCGATTACCCAACAATTAGAAAGACCTGAAATTGGTAACAATGGTTGGGCTTATAAGGCATTTGCCGCAAACAAAGAACCCATCGTTAAGCCTTTCTATGAAGCTAAGACTGACTTTGAACAGTGCTGCATTGTTGCCGAAAAACTCGGATTCCTTGATAAGCTCCTCGAAGGAAAGACTTACCAACAATTTGTTGATGATAATTTGAAAGAAGCTTACGAAAAATCCGGTGTTACCGACATGATTAGTTGGGACGAATTGGCTGAGGGTAAAGCTCTTTGTCAGGCTCCGGTAGAGGGCTGGTATGATACTGAGCCGTATTTCCATAAATTCTATAATGATCCTAAAAAATATCCGTTGAACACCGAATCCGGTTTGCTGGAAATTGTTTCCGGAAAGCTTCAAGAAAACTTCCCGGATGACAAGGAAAGATCCGGATTGGCAAAATGGGTACGCGGTGGTCCTCCGGAAGACGGTTGGGCTCATGACGAAGATCGCTTTATCAGTAAGAATAAAGACAAGTATACTCTGGTTATGATGAGTAATACTTCAGCGTGGAAATATCACTCCATGTTCTCTGATCAGCCGTGGTCAAGAGAAATTGAAAAGGTAGTCGGTTGGGATGGCTATGCGTATGCCCCGGTTTTGATTAATCCGGAAGACGCGGCCGCAAGAGGCATTGAGGCCGGAGATATCGTCCATTACTACAACGACAGAGGCGGTGTCCTTGGTGGCGCTGTTGTAACTCATCGTATGGTTAAAGGCGCTATCGGTGCTGAGAAGGCCGGTGGTGGTCACCACATTATCCCCGGTAAGTTGCATCGTGGCGGTAACCCCAACGCTATTAACCCGGATCACAACCACTCTATCACTGCGTACGGCGGTGCTTACACAGGCTTCTTAATCGAGCTTGAAAAAGTTACTATGGCAATGATGGAAGGTTGGAAGGCAGAGTATCCGGAAGCATTTGCCAGAGGTCCTGAGAACGGTGGTAAATACAGTAAGGTTTATGATCCTGCCTATGGTCCGTTCGCTGCCGGCTGGATCGAGGGAGGTATATAA
- the fsa gene encoding fructose-6-phosphate aldolase encodes MKLFLDTANIEQIQQGVKLGVISGVTTNPTLVAKEGHLDYKSVVKQICAIVPGPVSAEVVVEGTSAMIEQAKEIASWAENVVIKIPATAEGLEVTSALARDHIKVNMTLVFSANQALLAALAGASYVSPFVGRLDDIGTDGMLLVKDIVDIFKAYNLTTKVIAASIRHPQHCLAAAKTGAQIATVPYGVLTQMIKHPLTDIGIERFFADWRKVSEAKAEVKAEAEVENETDTEAGEV; translated from the coding sequence ATGAAATTATTTTTAGATACAGCCAATATCGAACAAATACAGCAGGGCGTCAAACTGGGGGTAATTTCAGGGGTCACCACCAATCCGACGCTGGTGGCCAAAGAGGGGCATCTTGATTACAAATCGGTTGTAAAGCAAATTTGCGCGATTGTTCCCGGGCCTGTTTCGGCCGAAGTTGTTGTTGAGGGTACCTCCGCAATGATTGAGCAAGCCAAAGAAATTGCTTCTTGGGCCGAGAATGTCGTTATCAAAATACCGGCAACGGCTGAAGGGTTGGAAGTAACCTCGGCACTGGCTCGGGATCATATCAAAGTTAATATGACGCTCGTCTTTTCCGCTAATCAAGCGCTGCTTGCCGCGTTGGCCGGAGCCTCATATGTCAGCCCCTTTGTCGGCAGGTTAGACGATATCGGCACCGACGGAATGCTGTTGGTTAAGGATATTGTTGATATCTTTAAGGCTTATAACTTGACAACGAAGGTAATTGCTGCTAGTATTCGACATCCACAGCATTGTTTAGCGGCTGCTAAAACGGGAGCCCAGATTGCAACTGTTCCCTACGGAGTTCTTACCCAAATGATAAAGCATCCGCTTACCGATATCGGAATTGAGCGTTTCTTTGCCGATTGGCGTAAGGTGTCTGAGGCTAAGGCTGAAGTCAAAGCTGAAGCCGAAGTTGAAAATGAAACCGACACCGAAGCTGGCGAGGTTTAA
- a CDS encoding 4Fe-4S dicluster domain-containing protein produces the protein MGKVFIYDVDACLGCYSCQIACKDEHCNNDWMPYAKPQPVWGQFWYKLDFNERGEGDKQKINWLATLCMHCDDAPCMKVCPINAITKRPDGLVIIEPAKCDGCMACVGACPYGAIYFNQDLRLAQKCTGCAHLLDRGWPIKEPRCVDNCFENLALRFGEESEFSADIAKAEVFKPENKPRVYYLNLPKKFVAGNVYTSSDKEVVIGATCTLSGAGSATTTTDVFGDFWFEGLADGTYQVKIEKDGKSVTLDADTTSRDVNLGYIDLK, from the coding sequence ATGGGTAAAGTTTTTATTTACGATGTTGACGCATGCTTAGGATGTTATTCTTGCCAGATAGCTTGTAAAGACGAGCACTGCAATAATGACTGGATGCCCTACGCAAAACCGCAACCTGTTTGGGGACAGTTCTGGTATAAATTAGACTTTAACGAGCGAGGCGAAGGAGACAAGCAGAAAATAAACTGGTTGGCCACTTTGTGTATGCATTGTGATGATGCTCCTTGTATGAAGGTTTGTCCCATTAATGCCATAACCAAGAGACCTGACGGTTTGGTTATTATTGAACCTGCCAAATGTGACGGTTGTATGGCTTGTGTTGGAGCTTGCCCTTACGGTGCTATCTACTTTAACCAAGATCTTCGCTTGGCTCAGAAATGTACCGGATGTGCTCACCTCCTCGATCGTGGTTGGCCGATTAAAGAACCGAGATGTGTGGATAACTGTTTTGAGAACTTAGCTTTAAGATTCGGTGAAGAGTCAGAATTTAGTGCCGATATTGCCAAGGCTGAGGTGTTCAAACCTGAGAACAAGCCCAGAGTGTACTATCTAAATCTTCCGAAGAAATTTGTTGCCGGTAACGTATACACTTCTTCAGATAAAGAAGTTGTTATCGGCGCGACCTGTACGCTTTCCGGGGCCGGTTCCGCTACCACTACCACAGATGTATTCGGTGATTTCTGGTTCGAAGGGTTGGCTGATGGTACGTACCAGGTAAAAATTGAAAAAGACGGCAAATCGGTAACACTTGATGCCGATACCACAAGCCGTGATGTCAACTTAGGTTATATAGATCTTAAATAA
- a CDS encoding DUF4405 domain-containing protein, with amino-acid sequence MKLRSINFYNYTMDFLLLYGSLTLLFSNIVLWFVLPASTGLGGIYRCDYGYTGQGSVGNIEKVLSIGRFDWIEVHIWIAIILAIMVVVHILMHWDWSIESIKRVKNYTNTNKVAALERYVVNILMVVFSAFELLSGLVIWLILPRGLGYQNLVHIGAGPTFWNLQRDEWRNLHDWAAVALVALIIIHVIIHWDWITKITMGKFKGKKTKDATEKECPQVLLDIDDGINRTGYSKRAGFLLGLSGALSFIPLLLFFQIDQMARYGFMLYLIPLPLICFLVAQKWHRIGGALLTFAGVASLLIYYYFPVGTRWQAPGLWSSSFWGELTIALLVTIPLIISGIIYLLHGQETAQCEAEQKLST; translated from the coding sequence ATGAAATTACGGTCAATTAATTTTTATAATTATACAATGGATTTTCTCCTTTTGTATGGTTCGCTTACCCTCCTTTTTTCAAATATTGTGCTTTGGTTTGTTTTGCCGGCTAGTACCGGGCTTGGTGGTATTTATCGTTGTGATTACGGCTATACCGGTCAAGGCAGTGTCGGCAATATAGAAAAGGTTCTTAGCATCGGACGATTTGATTGGATTGAAGTTCATATTTGGATAGCGATTATATTGGCAATCATGGTTGTTGTTCATATTTTGATGCATTGGGATTGGAGTATTGAATCAATAAAGAGGGTAAAAAACTATACAAACACTAATAAAGTTGCGGCTTTAGAGCGTTATGTTGTAAATATTTTAATGGTCGTTTTTTCGGCCTTTGAGTTGCTTTCAGGTCTTGTTATTTGGCTTATTTTGCCACGTGGCCTCGGCTATCAAAATTTGGTTCATATTGGGGCCGGTCCTACATTTTGGAACTTGCAGAGGGACGAGTGGCGTAATTTGCACGATTGGGCGGCCGTGGCCCTGGTTGCCTTAATTATAATCCACGTTATTATTCATTGGGATTGGATTACAAAGATTACCATGGGAAAGTTTAAGGGCAAAAAAACCAAAGACGCAACTGAAAAAGAGTGCCCACAGGTACTTTTGGATATAGATGATGGAATCAACAGAACCGGTTACAGTAAAAGGGCAGGGTTTTTGCTGGGGCTGTCAGGAGCTCTATCCTTTATACCGCTCCTGCTTTTTTTCCAAATTGATCAAATGGCAAGATACGGATTCATGCTGTATCTCATTCCACTCCCCCTTATTTGTTTTTTGGTTGCCCAAAAATGGCATCGTATTGGCGGAGCACTACTTACATTTGCGGGCGTTGCTTCCCTGTTGATTTATTATTATTTCCCAGTAGGTACGCGCTGGCAAGCCCCCGGGCTGTGGAGTAGTTCCTTTTGGGGGGAACTGACAATAGCCCTTCTTGTTACTATTCCTCTGATTATTTCCGGCATTATCTATCTTTTGCATGGTCAGGAAACGGCTCAATGTGAAGCGGAACAAAAACTTAGCACTTGA
- a CDS encoding CTP synthase, which produces MSKYIFVTGGVVSSVGKGIAVASIGNILKSRGLSVSVLKMDPYLNVDPGNMSPYQHGEVFITKDGAETDLDLGNYERFIDIELTANSSVSSGQIYSSVITKERRGDYGGGTIQVVPHLTGEIKQRFKALSEKSQSDVILVEVGGTVGDIEGQPFLEAIRQMRKDVGRDNVLYIHVTLLPYINSTKELKTKPTQHSVNELRRIGIQPDVIICRSDIPIPDSIRDKISLFCDVDLEAVIPLLTVSTIYEVPIVLEEFGMTELIVKRLHLKEAGGPDLSLWKDMVSYINSPCEEVNIALVGKYVELEDAYYSVRESLCHAGFYHKRKINLNWVHSEDLAKEGGESLLRHAQGIIVPGAFDTCGIEGMVKAAEYARQHKVPYFGICFGMQAMVTELASASIKSGAANFGEAAAKADIESLSKQLFSSDNGNPMRVGEYPCKLIPGTIAASLYGQAEIGERHRYRYEFNNEYRDALAAAGLVYSGLSPDDKLVEIYEMQDHVWMLGCHFHPEFLSRPGRPHPLFRGFIGAAKDILREGAQPSLPLNS; this is translated from the coding sequence ATGTCAAAGTATATCTTTGTAACCGGCGGCGTTGTTAGCTCCGTTGGCAAGGGCATTGCAGTTGCTTCTATCGGTAACATTCTCAAAAGCCGCGGCCTTAGTGTCTCGGTACTTAAAATGGACCCCTACCTTAATGTTGACCCCGGTAACATGTCACCCTATCAGCACGGCGAAGTTTTTATTACCAAAGACGGTGCTGAAACAGACCTTGATCTCGGCAATTACGAACGCTTTATTGATATTGAGCTCACCGCGAATTCCAGCGTCAGCTCCGGGCAAATCTACAGCTCCGTAATTACCAAAGAGAGGCGCGGAGATTACGGCGGCGGCACTATCCAGGTAGTTCCGCATCTGACCGGTGAAATCAAACAGCGTTTCAAAGCGCTTTCGGAAAAATCGCAGTCCGATGTAATCTTAGTGGAAGTCGGCGGTACCGTCGGCGATATCGAAGGCCAGCCATTTTTGGAAGCCATCAGGCAAATGCGTAAGGATGTCGGGCGAGATAATGTGCTTTACATTCATGTAACGCTGCTGCCGTACATCAATTCCACCAAAGAGCTAAAAACAAAACCCACACAGCACAGCGTCAACGAACTCAGGCGAATCGGTATTCAGCCGGATGTTATTATTTGCCGCAGTGATATTCCAATCCCCGACAGCATTCGCGATAAAATCTCCCTTTTCTGTGATGTAGATTTGGAAGCCGTTATTCCTTTGCTTACTGTTTCCACCATATACGAAGTCCCCATAGTTTTGGAAGAGTTCGGGATGACCGAGTTAATTGTAAAGCGTTTGCATTTAAAAGAAGCCGGCGGCCCCGACCTTTCGCTTTGGAAAGACATGGTTTCCTATATCAATTCACCTTGCGAGGAAGTTAATATCGCTCTGGTAGGGAAGTACGTTGAGCTTGAAGATGCTTATTATTCCGTGCGTGAGTCTTTATGCCACGCCGGGTTCTATCATAAAAGAAAAATCAACCTGAATTGGGTTCATTCGGAGGATTTGGCAAAAGAAGGCGGCGAATCCCTGCTGCGCCATGCGCAAGGCATTATTGTCCCCGGTGCATTCGACACCTGCGGCATTGAAGGCATGGTTAAGGCTGCCGAGTATGCCAGACAGCATAAAGTCCCTTATTTTGGCATCTGCTTCGGCATGCAGGCGATGGTAACGGAGCTGGCGAGCGCTTCCATAAAATCCGGAGCCGCTAACTTCGGCGAAGCCGCCGCCAAGGCGGATATTGAATCCTTATCCAAGCAGCTTTTTAGCAGCGATAACGGCAACCCCATGCGGGTCGGCGAGTACCCTTGCAAGTTAATCCCCGGCACAATTGCCGCTTCGCTTTACGGCCAAGCAGAAATCGGTGAACGCCACCGCTATCGTTACGAGTTTAATAACGAATACCGCGACGCGCTTGCCGCTGCCGGTTTGGTTTACAGCGGCTTATCTCCCGACGATAAGCTGGTTGAGATATACGAAATGCAAGATCACGTATGGATGCTGGGATGCCATTTTCATCCCGAGTTCCTTTCGCGCCCCGGCCGCCCCCATCCCCTCTTCCGCGGCTTTATCGGCGCTGCCAAAGATATACTGCGCGAGGGCGCACAGCCGTCGCTGCCTTTAAATTCATAA
- a CDS encoding PqqD family peptide modification chaperone: MKVLLIFPPVWAPYRPYLGLPSLTAYLKEHGVDVIQKDLNIEITNMLLSQKHLESVGKKLNGRFNLINSKNMLSAGIEQKYYSDLYKAKSSAHYLAETIEESKNVFRGSDFYDINKLSRAREKQKNAQNIVSVNSFPSGQDLFWPVNIKFHRTYADIKKITANRAENPFYTIYEDHFIPYLLKEKPDIIGISIVGETQWVPALTLSRMIKSIYKRGHITIGGYTTTVLSESFEKYPDLFTTFFDSAIIDEGEIPLLKLVEAISKGKSLCEVPNLVYADGGKVVSNEGTFPEDVNNLPTPCFDGMPLDLYLSPEPVLPILSSRGCYWSKCAFCSHNEVYRCNYQVRDAKKVVDDIKKLSELYNVRHFAFSDEAISPASANRLSDEIIQSGLDIRCSTNIRLEPQLKPELCQKMYKAGFRLLYLGLESGSNRVLDHMQKGITKEVAAEVCKNLHNAGIWAHLYTFLGFPTETKEEALETIDFLIDNKDVVSSFYIGSFLLNKGAVMLKQPEKYGIAGFDSGPHTDFSLAFNHEVSSGLSFAEADEMSKKYQAEIVNSRPGNEVFKIDYEEILLYLSHYEKTDPWLLSLGKPETTNLGNRESVISGKSIPVLKPYVIFESINFNIFDILSGAVESPKSALLPQKISLVFDPVKSNIQAINPLFIEILKLCNGINSVSQIAYELSMNYDGDVDKIEQDCTRLLEFLLENDILEMR; encoded by the coding sequence ATGAAAGTACTTCTGATTTTTCCCCCGGTATGGGCTCCTTACCGCCCGTACTTGGGGTTGCCGTCGCTTACGGCATATTTAAAAGAACACGGTGTGGATGTAATCCAAAAAGATCTCAATATAGAGATTACGAATATGCTTTTGTCCCAAAAACATTTAGAAAGTGTAGGCAAGAAACTTAACGGGCGCTTTAACCTTATTAACTCTAAAAACATGTTATCCGCAGGGATAGAACAGAAGTATTACAGTGATCTCTACAAAGCTAAGTCTTCCGCTCATTATCTTGCCGAAACAATTGAAGAATCTAAGAACGTGTTCCGGGGCAGTGATTTTTATGATATAAACAAGCTTTCTCGTGCGCGAGAAAAGCAGAAAAATGCCCAGAATATTGTATCTGTAAATAGTTTCCCGTCGGGGCAAGATTTATTTTGGCCGGTTAATATAAAATTTCATCGCACATATGCGGATATCAAGAAAATTACGGCAAATAGGGCGGAAAACCCATTTTATACCATTTATGAAGACCATTTTATCCCTTATTTATTAAAAGAGAAACCGGATATAATCGGCATTTCTATTGTCGGAGAAACACAATGGGTTCCGGCGTTGACGCTTTCGCGCATGATTAAAAGCATTTATAAAAGAGGACATATTACAATCGGTGGCTACACAACTACCGTTCTGTCAGAATCGTTCGAAAAATACCCTGATCTTTTTACGACATTTTTTGATAGTGCAATAATTGATGAAGGAGAAATTCCTCTTCTGAAACTGGTTGAAGCTATCTCGAAAGGCAAATCTCTGTGTGAAGTCCCCAATTTGGTCTATGCGGACGGCGGAAAAGTCGTTTCAAACGAAGGGACGTTTCCCGAAGATGTAAATAACCTGCCTACCCCATGTTTTGATGGAATGCCGCTTGATTTGTACTTAAGCCCCGAACCTGTATTACCTATTCTCTCCTCGAGGGGCTGTTATTGGAGTAAATGCGCTTTTTGTTCTCATAACGAGGTTTATAGGTGTAACTATCAGGTAAGAGATGCCAAGAAAGTTGTTGATGATATAAAGAAACTATCCGAATTGTATAACGTAAGACATTTCGCCTTTTCGGATGAAGCTATTTCCCCTGCTTCAGCAAATAGGTTATCCGACGAGATAATTCAAAGCGGGCTTGATATCAGGTGTTCAACAAATATTCGGCTGGAACCGCAGCTTAAACCGGAGCTTTGCCAGAAGATGTATAAGGCCGGTTTCAGGTTATTGTACCTGGGGCTTGAATCGGGATCTAACCGTGTGCTTGACCATATGCAAAAAGGTATCACCAAAGAAGTTGCCGCTGAGGTTTGTAAAAATCTGCATAATGCCGGGATTTGGGCGCATTTGTACACTTTCCTTGGGTTCCCTACCGAAACCAAAGAAGAAGCCCTTGAAACTATAGATTTCTTAATTGACAATAAAGATGTTGTTTCGTCGTTTTATATCGGGTCATTCCTGCTTAATAAGGGAGCAGTTATGCTAAAGCAACCCGAAAAATACGGGATTGCCGGTTTTGACAGCGGCCCTCATACTGATTTTAGTTTAGCGTTTAATCATGAGGTATCTTCAGGGTTATCTTTTGCTGAAGCGGACGAAATGAGTAAGAAATATCAGGCCGAAATAGTAAACAGCCGCCCCGGTAACGAAGTATTCAAAATAGATTACGAAGAAATTTTATTGTATCTGTCACACTACGAAAAAACGGACCCATGGCTCCTATCCTTAGGAAAACCCGAAACCACAAACTTAGGAAACAGAGAGTCGGTAATTTCGGGCAAATCCATACCCGTTTTAAAACCGTATGTCATATTCGAAAGCATCAATTTTAACATTTTTGACATATTGAGTGGCGCGGTTGAAAGCCCTAAGTCTGCGCTACTTCCTCAAAAAATATCACTTGTATTTGACCCCGTTAAATCAAACATTCAAGCTATTAACCCGCTGTTTATTGAGATTTTAAAACTTTGTAACGGAATTAATTCTGTTTCTCAAATAGCTTATGAGTTATCCATGAATTACGATGGTGATGTGGATAAGATAGAACAAGATTGCACTCGCCTACTTGAGTTTTTGCTTGAAAATGATATACTGGAAATGAGATGA